One Myxococcaceae bacterium JPH2 DNA window includes the following coding sequences:
- a CDS encoding peptidoglycan-binding protein: MGNRLQTGTRHTVLAGESIESLAYDSGHVGTTLWNHAENEALRQKGRDPNALAEGDEVFIPPFREKQVAVRTGALHKFTRRGVPSVLRFLPLVFGQPLPHTPFTVVVDGKETTGKTTDKGLVQCFIRPDAPRATVLVGEEPVVLTYELDLRLLAPVELPHGTLTRLRNLGLYDGPLENPPEDALPSALRRFQEQQGLPSTGELDARTRETLLARHGR; encoded by the coding sequence ATGGGGAACAGATTGCAGACGGGCACGCGCCACACCGTGCTCGCCGGGGAAAGCATCGAGAGCCTCGCCTACGACTCGGGGCACGTGGGCACCACGCTCTGGAACCACGCGGAGAACGAGGCCCTCCGCCAGAAAGGCCGAGACCCCAACGCGCTCGCGGAAGGTGACGAGGTCTTCATCCCGCCGTTTCGCGAGAAGCAGGTCGCGGTCAGAACGGGCGCGCTCCATAAATTCACGCGTCGGGGCGTGCCCTCGGTGCTGCGCTTCCTTCCGCTTGTCTTTGGACAGCCCTTGCCACACACGCCCTTCACGGTCGTGGTGGATGGCAAGGAGACCACGGGCAAGACGACCGACAAGGGCCTCGTGCAGTGCTTCATCCGCCCCGATGCGCCGCGCGCCACCGTGCTCGTGGGCGAGGAGCCCGTCGTCCTCACCTATGAGCTGGACCTGAGACTGCTGGCGCCCGTGGAGCTGCCACACGGCACCCTCACGCGGCTGCGCAACCTGGGGCTCTATGACGGCCCGCTGGAGAATCCGCCGGAGGACGCGCTGCCGAGCGCCCTGCGCCGCTTCCAGGAGCAGCAGGGACTTCCCTCCACGGGTGAGCTGGACGCACGCACCCGCGAAACCCTCCTCGCGCGCCACGGGCGCTGA
- a CDS encoding response regulator: MARRCATEASLDLLRYEPASCPLPNSGRSGTRSWGRGSGCVLDELRASETAGRVTVLVVEDEQGILEAVADLLRDEGFRVLCAAHGREALAHLERDTPDLVLTDWMMPVLDGPALVEAIRANPRLRDLALLGMSAVDVSLLRRKFPELEFLQKPFDIQTLLEKVHQALAAARRG; encoded by the coding sequence ATGGCTCGCCGGTGCGCGACAGAGGCGAGTCTCGACCTTTTACGGTATGAGCCAGCGTCATGTCCTCTGCCGAACAGCGGGAGGAGCGGGACCCGAAGCTGGGGGAGGGGAAGCGGGTGTGTCTTGGATGAGCTGAGAGCTTCGGAGACAGCAGGGCGCGTCACGGTGCTGGTGGTGGAGGACGAGCAGGGCATCCTCGAGGCGGTGGCGGATCTCCTCCGCGACGAAGGCTTTCGAGTCCTCTGCGCCGCGCACGGCCGTGAGGCCCTGGCGCATCTGGAGCGAGACACGCCCGACCTGGTGCTGACGGACTGGATGATGCCGGTGTTGGATGGGCCGGCCTTGGTGGAAGCCATTCGAGCCAATCCCAGACTGCGGGACCTGGCGCTCCTGGGGATGAGCGCGGTGGACGTGAGCCTCCTGCGCCGGAAGTTCCCCGAGCTGGAGTTCCTCCAGAAGCCCTTCGACATCCAGACGCTGCTGGAGAAGGTCCACCAGGCGCTCGCCGCCGCGCGACGCGGCTGA
- a CDS encoding short-chain fatty acid transporter, producing METLVRFAEGLGRFSARFVPSAFAIAVLLTLLTMGLAFGWAGATPPAILDGWGGGFWELLTFSMQMALVMFTGYLLALTAPVKRLLELVAGLAHTPRGATALMALVSMGLAYINWGLSLVASAMLVRFIARRRPDVDYRLLVACAYFGMGATWHAGLSASAPLLVATPGHFLQKQLGIIPIDRTLFSAFNLGLTAASVTLLTALAWALHPSPGRAVHVDPAVLEKLSDFVPPERPPGKLAPAVWLDHSRWLNTTFGVLGLAWLGHTLWLNGGWRALNLNVVNFTFLTLAVLLHGTPARLLKASEEAGGVLHGIVLQFPLYAGIYGIFKATGLTDRIGELFVSLSTQKTFPAIVYLYSGVVNYFVPSGGSKWAIEAPYLLDAASRLGVSPEKVVLAYAWGDMATDLIQPFWALPLLAVARLEFKDILGFLLVAFLAYLPLVTLGFFLFG from the coding sequence GTGGAAACCCTCGTCCGCTTCGCCGAAGGACTCGGCCGCTTCTCCGCCCGATTCGTCCCCAGCGCCTTCGCCATCGCCGTGCTGCTCACCCTGCTCACCATGGGGTTGGCCTTCGGCTGGGCAGGGGCCACGCCTCCCGCCATCCTCGATGGCTGGGGAGGCGGTTTCTGGGAGCTGCTCACCTTCTCCATGCAGATGGCCCTGGTCATGTTCACCGGCTACCTGCTGGCCCTCACCGCCCCGGTGAAGCGACTGCTGGAGCTCGTGGCCGGACTGGCGCACACCCCGCGCGGCGCCACCGCCCTCATGGCCCTGGTCTCCATGGGACTGGCCTACATCAACTGGGGACTCTCGCTCGTCGCCAGCGCCATGCTCGTGCGCTTCATCGCGCGGCGACGCCCCGACGTGGACTACCGACTCCTGGTCGCATGCGCCTACTTCGGCATGGGCGCCACCTGGCACGCGGGCCTGTCCGCCTCCGCGCCCCTGCTCGTGGCCACGCCCGGGCACTTCCTCCAGAAGCAGCTCGGCATCATCCCCATCGACCGCACCCTCTTCTCCGCGTTCAACCTGGGCCTCACCGCCGCCTCCGTCACGCTGCTCACCGCCCTGGCGTGGGCGCTCCACCCCAGCCCCGGCCGCGCCGTGCACGTGGATCCCGCCGTGCTGGAGAAGCTCAGCGACTTCGTCCCGCCCGAGCGTCCTCCAGGGAAGCTGGCCCCCGCGGTGTGGTTGGACCACTCGCGATGGCTCAACACCACGTTCGGTGTGCTCGGGCTCGCGTGGCTGGGCCACACGCTGTGGCTCAACGGTGGCTGGCGCGCGCTCAACCTCAACGTGGTGAACTTCACCTTCCTCACGTTGGCGGTGCTGCTGCACGGCACGCCCGCGCGACTCTTGAAGGCCAGCGAAGAAGCCGGCGGCGTGCTGCACGGCATCGTGCTCCAGTTCCCGCTGTATGCCGGCATCTACGGCATCTTCAAGGCGACGGGACTCACCGACAGGATTGGCGAGCTGTTCGTCTCGCTCTCCACGCAGAAGACGTTCCCCGCCATCGTCTATCTCTACAGCGGCGTGGTGAACTACTTCGTCCCCTCGGGCGGCTCCAAGTGGGCCATCGAGGCGCCCTACCTGCTGGACGCCGCGAGCCGCCTGGGCGTGTCTCCTGAGAAGGTCGTGCTCGCCTACGCATGGGGCGACATGGCCACCGACCTCATCCAGCCCTTCTGGGCGCTGCCCCTGCTCGCGGTGGCGCGCTTGGAGTTCAAGGACATCCTCGGCTTCCTCCTGGTGGCCTTCCTCGCCTACCTGCCGCTGGTGACGCTGGGCTTCTTCCTCTTCGGGTAG
- a CDS encoding DUF4397 domain-containing protein, protein MPKPPESVDAGHGDAGSPDAGGVDASTPDAGTVDAGLGDGGVDAGTCADGGVPGADGGCGGGVPSARALVRFVHVFSGLRSGTADNAAWEPFRVDVYADDVKVFSAVKPGDSAVTVYASVEIPAAGGTVRFTLRDADAVASAEPLATTTAELHAGQHLTLVGAGLLPAGAPDASDRPRALALTEAFGAVDSGRVRVRFVSADFVAGPVDSDNRNFTDELGATVYATTNPYGVDSTPEGKSLPSTLTRLAVSGEPTFIPSQSGKLFFSLRDGALVAGASYFAVLTGNVARSLADEGAPSLLWIRAGEDGFVRVKRDPLVYFFNAVLPATGSAAPRLSALRSGAVVANDFRYGQLPKVAELPAASTGLALSVVLSGGSTTVVPETQTGPLEAGRRYLAVVSGRQEASPRLTLIPESFEPEPLARPLVRFVNASPTVPEPLDFGYYALASDGTSRGAFTPVFSGAAYASVTGPAAGAAFEPPVVTPAAGAPFSYFGIKSAAGTTPFERYATGARPVAPSFVVLLGDADATSGSLVLQHRLINTRTPQWATSAAQAGYVAP, encoded by the coding sequence GTGCCAAAGCCACCCGAGTCAGTGGATGCGGGGCACGGGGACGCGGGCTCGCCCGACGCGGGCGGAGTCGATGCGAGCACTCCCGACGCGGGCACCGTCGACGCGGGGCTGGGCGATGGGGGCGTGGACGCGGGCACCTGCGCGGATGGAGGCGTGCCCGGCGCGGATGGTGGCTGTGGGGGAGGGGTGCCCTCGGCGCGCGCGCTCGTGCGCTTCGTCCATGTGTTCTCGGGCCTGCGCAGCGGCACGGCGGACAACGCGGCGTGGGAGCCGTTCCGCGTGGATGTCTATGCGGACGACGTGAAGGTGTTCTCGGCGGTGAAGCCGGGGGACTCGGCGGTGACCGTGTATGCCTCGGTGGAGATCCCGGCGGCGGGAGGAACGGTGCGCTTCACGCTGCGGGACGCGGATGCCGTGGCGAGCGCCGAGCCTTTGGCGACGACCACCGCGGAGCTGCATGCGGGGCAACACCTGACGCTGGTGGGCGCGGGGCTTTTGCCCGCGGGGGCCCCGGATGCGTCGGACCGTCCTCGCGCGTTGGCGTTGACCGAGGCGTTCGGCGCGGTCGACTCGGGCAGGGTGCGCGTCCGCTTCGTGTCCGCGGACTTCGTGGCCGGGCCCGTGGATTCCGACAACCGCAACTTCACCGATGAGCTGGGCGCGACCGTGTACGCGACCACGAATCCATATGGCGTGGACTCGACGCCCGAGGGCAAGTCTCTGCCCTCGACGCTCACGCGGCTGGCGGTGTCGGGTGAGCCGACGTTCATTCCCTCTCAGAGCGGCAAGCTCTTCTTCTCGCTGCGGGATGGGGCGCTCGTCGCGGGGGCGAGCTATTTCGCGGTGCTCACCGGCAATGTCGCGCGGTCGCTCGCGGACGAGGGCGCGCCATCGCTGCTCTGGATTCGCGCGGGCGAGGACGGCTTCGTGCGCGTGAAGCGGGATCCGCTCGTGTACTTCTTCAACGCGGTGCTGCCCGCCACGGGCTCGGCGGCGCCTCGGTTGTCCGCGCTGCGCTCGGGCGCGGTGGTGGCCAATGACTTCCGCTACGGCCAGCTCCCCAAGGTCGCCGAGCTGCCCGCCGCGTCCACGGGGCTGGCGCTCTCCGTCGTGCTCTCGGGAGGAAGCACCACGGTGGTGCCCGAGACGCAGACGGGGCCGTTGGAGGCGGGGCGCCGCTATCTGGCCGTGGTGAGCGGACGTCAGGAGGCGAGCCCTCGGCTCACGCTCATCCCCGAGTCCTTCGAGCCGGAGCCGTTGGCGCGCCCGCTCGTGCGCTTCGTCAATGCCTCGCCCACCGTGCCGGAGCCGCTCGACTTCGGGTACTACGCGCTCGCGTCGGATGGGACGTCGCGTGGAGCCTTCACGCCCGTGTTCTCGGGCGCGGCGTATGCCTCGGTGACCGGGCCGGCGGCGGGAGCGGCGTTCGAGCCTCCCGTGGTAACGCCCGCGGCGGGCGCGCCGTTCTCCTATTTCGGCATCAAGTCCGCAGCGGGCACGACGCCGTTCGAGCGCTACGCGACGGGCGCGCGGCCCGTGGCGCCCAGCTTCGTGGTGCTCCTGGGAGACGCGGACGCGACGAGCGGGAGTCTGGTGTTGCAACACCGCCTCATCAACACGCGTACGCCACAGTGGGCCACCTCGGCGGCGCAGGCGGGCTACGTGGCGCCGTAG